Proteins co-encoded in one Candidatus Eisenbacteria bacterium genomic window:
- a CDS encoding PilZ domain-containing protein, producing the protein MAYSQGKDRRRYKRVPVRMVLEMEVGEEKHRTRLETLNMSAGGFSCRMDRPIEALTLLRLGLIFPAFAGREEAHEIDCTAVIVRCDIWSQEPDAGYEIAAAFTWITPQNRQLLSDYLEWYETVYLMGKDSNENRQAV; encoded by the coding sequence ATGGCTTATTCACAGGGTAAGGATCGGCGGCGTTACAAGCGAGTACCTGTGCGGATGGTTCTGGAAATGGAGGTGGGGGAGGAGAAACATCGAACCCGCCTGGAGACACTCAATATGAGCGCTGGGGGATTCTCTTGCCGCATGGATCGACCCATCGAAGCATTGACACTCCTGCGTTTGGGATTGATTTTCCCGGCCTTTGCCGGACGGGAAGAGGCCCACGAGATTGACTGCACCGCTGTGATTGTCCGTTGTGATATTTGGAGCCAGGAGCCGGATGCTGGTTATGAGATCGCCGCGGCCTTTACATGGATCACACCGCAGAATCGCCAGCTCCTTTCCGATTATCTTGAGTGGTATGAGACCGTCTATCTGATGGGGAAGGATTCCAACGAAAACCGCCAGGCGGTGTGA
- a CDS encoding phosphoribosylaminoimidazolesuccinocarboxamide synthase, giving the protein MPKQKIKSLRTLKDVGLESSFRGKVREIIDVDSHLIMVATDRISAFDSILPTPVPEKGKILTSISAFWFRGFQQILPTHFISTDLADLPSSLHQYAEVLDGRWMAVRKADPLPVECIVRGYLAGSGWREYEKSRTIGGQPLPAGLTCYGPMPEPTFTPSTKSHAGHDVNISVGQLKEVLGAETTAALQDLSLEIFRRASAYAYRCGLVLADTKFEFGWIDGRMALIDEALTPDSSRYWPVEMVEAGETPKSLDKEYVRQYLKNLPWDGNPPAPALTPEVVDETLRRYRDVERRLLAAGNTPGLGDPIRAHQ; this is encoded by the coding sequence ATGCCAAAACAGAAGATCAAATCATTAAGAACACTCAAAGATGTCGGCTTGGAATCTTCTTTTCGCGGTAAAGTCCGTGAGATTATCGATGTCGATTCACATCTGATCATGGTAGCAACCGATCGGATCTCCGCCTTCGATTCGATTCTTCCGACACCGGTCCCGGAGAAGGGAAAGATCCTCACATCGATCTCCGCCTTTTGGTTCCGGGGCTTCCAGCAAATTCTTCCGACTCACTTCATTTCGACCGACCTGGCGGATCTCCCATCCTCGCTGCACCAGTATGCGGAGGTTTTGGACGGCCGCTGGATGGCGGTTCGCAAGGCAGACCCTCTTCCCGTGGAGTGTATCGTCAGGGGATATCTTGCCGGATCGGGCTGGCGTGAGTATGAAAAGAGCCGCACCATCGGCGGTCAGCCGCTGCCCGCGGGTCTGACCTGCTATGGTCCGATGCCCGAACCGACCTTTACGCCCTCGACGAAGAGCCATGCAGGGCATGATGTGAACATTTCCGTCGGACAGCTCAAGGAGGTGCTGGGCGCCGAGACAACCGCCGCTCTTCAGGATTTGAGCTTGGAGATTTTCCGCCGGGCATCGGCCTACGCTTATCGGTGCGGGCTGGTTCTGGCCGACACAAAGTTTGAATTCGGATGGATCGATGGCCGGATGGCGTTGATCGATGAGGCGCTGACGCCTGACTCTTCCCGCTACTGGCCGGTGGAGATGGTGGAGGCCGGTGAAACCCCCAAAAGTCTGGACAAGGAATATGTCAGGCAATATCTGAAGAACCTGCCCTGGGATGGAAATCCGCCGGCCCCGGCTCTGACACCTGAGGTCGTTGATGAAACACTCAGGCGCTACCGCGATGTCGAGAGGCGGCTTCTGGCGGCTGGAAACACACCTGGCTTGGGAGACCCGATAAGGGCTCATCAATAG
- a CDS encoding EutN/CcmL family microcompartment protein, which translates to MQLATVLGTVVCTQKIESLTGVRMLWIQPVGDDGLAKGDPLVAADTTRAGPGTQVFYVQSREAAQSLEEPFSPVDAAIVGHVHRLNLPRS; encoded by the coding sequence ATGCAACTCGCCACCGTGCTCGGCACCGTCGTCTGCACTCAAAAGATCGAAAGCCTGACCGGTGTGCGGATGCTCTGGATCCAGCCGGTGGGGGATGACGGCCTGGCGAAGGGTGACCCACTTGTTGCGGCCGATACGACCCGCGCGGGCCCAGGGACACAGGTCTTTTATGTCCAATCCCGCGAAGCGGCTCAGTCGTTGGAGGAGCCGTTCAGCCCCGTCGATGCCGCCATTGTGGGGCATGTTCATCGTCTGAATCTTCCAAGATCCTAG
- a CDS encoding tetratricopeptide repeat protein: protein METSDSVGESQGTLLLIDVRQEARRALEQEVCDHADFPDCHNRLGLLNLVENQLDKAIQSFQQAVQLNPLYMGAQTNLRLAQQLAGKIDEIQIPISAPEGSESWVYNQMEEVWSCLKSKETDRALSLLDPLLSMDRYRLMGWIYGAFVLISAGRAKEASEKFEKARRASVATQEVLSYWGFQGSGQENEGEVLRNLVDQVSWFPTLSDLYDELGLICARNGLVEEAKAEFYRSFLVWPLESHFHLRLADLAQAANREDETLSHLSKAIESEPTNVKGRIALGFEYASQGFVDEAIVQFEVAAKLRPDFPDVRYNLGLLYLHQDRSEEAIRHLEKALEIHSDYVPARATLAMALMKLNRHDEALRHYEALMSRGVDSPDILAYAAQAHIERKELDAASDLLERACRQWPNYPRSYYLLGRLYRGRGLRRKAQWAWQRFLEVSGEWEPQNDSTDHGEVFENPFEMES, encoded by the coding sequence ATGGAAACCAGCGACAGCGTAGGCGAATCTCAGGGCACCCTGCTCCTTATCGATGTGAGGCAGGAAGCTCGCAGGGCGCTCGAACAAGAGGTCTGCGATCATGCGGATTTCCCCGATTGCCACAACCGGTTGGGATTGTTAAATCTTGTTGAGAATCAGCTCGACAAGGCGATTCAATCTTTCCAACAGGCTGTCCAGCTCAATCCTCTGTATATGGGCGCGCAGACAAATCTCCGGCTCGCGCAGCAACTTGCCGGCAAAATCGATGAGATCCAGATACCCATTTCTGCTCCGGAAGGTTCGGAGTCATGGGTCTACAATCAAATGGAAGAGGTCTGGTCTTGTCTCAAATCAAAAGAGACCGACCGGGCCCTCTCCTTGCTGGATCCTCTTCTTTCGATGGATCGCTACCGCCTGATGGGGTGGATCTATGGAGCCTTTGTCTTGATCTCGGCGGGCCGCGCTAAGGAAGCTTCAGAGAAATTTGAAAAAGCCAGGCGTGCGAGCGTTGCGACTCAGGAGGTGCTCTCCTACTGGGGATTTCAAGGAAGCGGGCAAGAGAATGAGGGGGAGGTGTTGCGAAACCTTGTGGACCAGGTTTCGTGGTTTCCCACCCTTTCCGACCTCTATGATGAGCTGGGTCTTATTTGTGCTAGAAATGGTTTGGTTGAAGAAGCGAAAGCGGAATTCTACCGCAGTTTTTTAGTGTGGCCGCTCGAATCCCATTTCCATCTTCGACTGGCCGATCTCGCCCAAGCGGCGAATAGAGAGGATGAAACCTTATCCCATCTCAGCAAGGCGATCGAAAGCGAACCAACAAATGTGAAAGGAAGGATCGCTCTCGGATTCGAATATGCTTCTCAGGGTTTTGTGGATGAGGCTATTGTGCAATTCGAAGTCGCCGCCAAACTAAGACCCGATTTTCCGGATGTCCGCTACAATCTGGGCCTGCTTTATCTGCATCAAGATCGGAGTGAGGAGGCCATTCGGCATCTTGAGAAAGCCCTGGAGATTCACAGTGATTATGTGCCGGCCCGGGCGACACTCGCCATGGCTTTAATGAAACTCAATCGCCATGATGAGGCGTTGAGACATTACGAAGCCTTGATGTCGCGGGGGGTCGATTCACCCGATATTCTGGCCTATGCGGCGCAGGCCCATATCGAGCGCAAGGAACTCGATGCGGCCTCGGATCTCTTGGAAAGAGCCTGTCGCCAATGGCCGAACTATCCACGATCCTATTACCTTCTTGGCCGGCTTTACCGCGGACGCGGGCTTCGACGAAAAGCTCAATGGGCCTGGCAGAGATTCCTCGAGGTCAGTGGCGAATGGGAGCCCCAAAATGATTCTACGGATCATGGGGAAGTCTTCGAAAACCCGTTTGAAATGGAATCCTAA
- a CDS encoding VacB/RNase II family 3'-5' exoribonuclease, with product MDPARNDPRGPTRVGVFRGTRHEFAFFRPEGGGGDIYIAGENANGALHGDRVEAVLFHRHPRDFRMEAAVLRIIERSVRPYTGNIVRYDRQFYVVPDESLLADRIPIRAGIDVASGSKIIFHLETSQGPDTTPLAVVDEIIGDESEPNLDHLVVATQFQISTSFPSDVEDAAREAAQGGDGDREDLRSLLTVTIDPTDAKDFDDAISLKSTDGGPWELSVHIADVAEAVKEGSCLDLEARRRGTSTYFPGEVFPMLPEILSAGHLSLQPGMDRRAVTVHMTINAVGEVTSSRLTESLINSDARLDYGQVLRVLNKAETLGEPLDALLYKMFVLSRLVRKNRFSGGGYDLCIPEAELTLDGDGIPVELTRSVSDISHQIIEEFMILANREACAFVVSKGLPYLFRVHDQPDPASMEQFIDAVIVLKPSVRQRDLNNRPRLRRWLASLSPDDPLTRIIHYHFLRSLKKAEYAPIDLGHFGLGLHGYGHFTSPIRRYPDLWNHRLAKRALRREGPLPEASKELAAEVAAGSTEKEKNSEAAEREIIRIKILRWAERHLGEVWAGYVIECTPKGFHVELEEVPVEGFVPADGIPFPAKFQEGRFQRLKGRKGSDIQPGDRVEVQLVRVDLRRRWLDLALKTGSQPSPSKSRRTRRSKGGSRRPTPRKNARKDRRRRR from the coding sequence ATGGATCCAGCAAGGAACGACCCGAGAGGTCCCACCCGTGTCGGAGTTTTCCGAGGAACCCGGCATGAGTTTGCCTTCTTTCGCCCGGAGGGAGGCGGTGGCGACATCTATATCGCCGGGGAGAATGCCAATGGCGCCCTCCATGGGGATCGCGTTGAGGCGGTTCTTTTCCACCGGCACCCCAGAGACTTCCGAATGGAAGCCGCCGTTCTTCGCATTATTGAGCGATCGGTACGGCCCTATACGGGGAATATCGTCCGGTATGACCGGCAGTTCTATGTCGTCCCCGATGAGTCTCTTCTGGCGGATCGGATTCCAATACGAGCTGGAATCGATGTTGCCTCCGGAAGTAAGATTATTTTTCATCTGGAAACGTCACAAGGGCCGGATACCACCCCCCTGGCCGTTGTCGATGAGATCATCGGTGATGAGTCGGAACCCAACCTCGATCATCTTGTCGTCGCCACTCAGTTTCAGATAAGCACCTCTTTCCCCTCTGATGTGGAAGATGCGGCCCGCGAGGCCGCGCAGGGGGGGGATGGAGATCGTGAAGATCTTCGCTCGCTATTGACCGTGACGATTGACCCCACTGACGCGAAGGACTTTGACGATGCCATCTCTCTAAAATCGACGGATGGCGGCCCTTGGGAACTGTCGGTGCATATCGCCGATGTGGCGGAGGCGGTAAAAGAAGGGTCTTGTCTGGATCTGGAGGCCCGCCGGCGGGGCACCAGCACCTATTTTCCCGGGGAAGTTTTCCCCATGCTCCCGGAAATCCTCTCTGCGGGCCATTTGAGCCTTCAACCCGGCATGGATCGCCGGGCCGTTACGGTTCATATGACGATCAACGCTGTGGGGGAGGTTACCTCCTCCCGTCTGACGGAGAGCCTGATCAACAGCGACGCCCGGCTCGATTACGGGCAGGTGCTCAGGGTATTGAACAAAGCGGAGACCCTCGGGGAGCCTCTGGATGCTCTTTTGTACAAGATGTTCGTACTCAGCAGGCTGGTCCGCAAGAACCGCTTCAGCGGCGGCGGGTATGATCTGTGCATTCCCGAGGCGGAGTTGACATTGGATGGCGATGGCATACCGGTTGAGCTGACTCGCTCGGTATCTGATATAAGCCATCAGATCATCGAAGAATTCATGATCCTGGCCAATAGAGAGGCCTGCGCCTTTGTCGTGTCAAAAGGGTTGCCCTACCTCTTCCGTGTTCACGATCAACCCGACCCGGCGTCTATGGAGCAATTTATCGACGCGGTCATTGTACTGAAGCCGTCGGTGCGCCAGAGGGATTTGAACAATAGGCCGCGTCTTCGGAGATGGCTCGCGTCACTATCGCCGGACGATCCGCTTACGCGTATTATACATTATCATTTTCTCCGGAGTCTGAAGAAAGCCGAGTATGCTCCGATCGATTTGGGCCATTTCGGTTTGGGTCTGCATGGCTACGGCCATTTTACCTCGCCGATCCGCCGTTATCCCGATCTCTGGAACCATCGTCTCGCGAAGCGGGCTCTGCGCCGCGAGGGCCCTCTGCCGGAGGCTTCCAAGGAGCTGGCCGCAGAGGTTGCGGCCGGTTCAACAGAGAAGGAGAAGAACTCGGAAGCGGCGGAACGCGAGATCATCCGGATCAAAATCCTTCGATGGGCCGAAAGGCATTTGGGGGAGGTTTGGGCCGGTTATGTTATCGAGTGTACGCCGAAGGGGTTCCACGTTGAGCTGGAAGAGGTTCCGGTTGAAGGTTTTGTCCCGGCCGACGGAATCCCCTTTCCCGCCAAATTCCAGGAGGGTCGTTTTCAGCGGCTGAAGGGTCGTAAAGGCAGTGATATCCAGCCCGGGGACCGGGTGGAGGTCCAGCTGGTCCGCGTCGATCTACGCCGGCGCTGGCTCGATCTGGCCCTGAAAACGGGATCCCAGCCCTCACCTTCCAAATCCCGACGGACCCGGCGATCCAAGGGCGGCTCCCGCCGGCCGACTCCCAGGAAAAATGCTCGAAAAGACCGCCGCAGGAGGCGCTAA
- a CDS encoding HU family DNA-binding protein, producing MNMSDIIAEISVYRGVPKTRTSRILREMLGTMERALSEGEEIELRRFGSFRIRERKRAQCKNPRTGKEFTIPAKILPVFRPSQRLRERVGEDVSREAYRGRSDLNGFGKET from the coding sequence ATGAACATGTCGGATATCATTGCTGAGATAAGTGTTTATCGTGGCGTTCCCAAAACCCGGACGAGTCGAATTCTCCGGGAAATGCTGGGAACGATGGAGAGGGCTCTTTCGGAGGGTGAAGAAATCGAGCTCCGCCGGTTCGGGTCGTTCCGCATCCGTGAACGGAAGCGGGCGCAATGCAAGAATCCCAGGACCGGTAAGGAGTTTACGATCCCCGCCAAGATCCTTCCCGTCTTTCGCCCATCCCAGCGCCTAAGGGAACGGGTGGGTGAGGACGTTTCGAGAGAGGCCTACAGAGGGAGGTCAGACCTGAATGGGTTCGGGAAAGAAACGTAA
- a CDS encoding PorV/PorQ family protein, whose product MMKSLLILLVLFTFLAGPVSADKYAAEFLKIGAGARALGMGGGFTALADDASAAYWNPAGLVFLDNSELLLMHAEFLGALANYDYGGFAQPMEQGVKRSALGVSVARFAVDDIQITRDAYDDANGNGRYDEGEEIRPDLFYRDSDTEYALFMTYATTFRPSLLIGGNVKLIRQDLVGTKSFGIGCDLGLLYIATPSLRLGARLADITTTQISWDTGRKEVVSPSVTLGMAYSREIGMLNGVITGALDLATTFENRREESQFSAQSMGFDLLGGVEYWYRKTIAVRTGLNAGTFTAGGGIRYRGFGADYAFIPNKDLDDTHRISGSVSF is encoded by the coding sequence ATGATGAAGAGCCTCCTGATCCTTCTCGTTCTCTTCACATTCCTGGCTGGCCCCGTCTCGGCGGACAAATATGCCGCCGAATTCCTCAAGATCGGCGCTGGAGCCAGGGCTCTGGGAATGGGGGGGGGATTCACAGCTCTGGCTGATGACGCTTCGGCCGCCTATTGGAATCCCGCCGGGCTGGTTTTCCTCGATAACTCCGAACTCCTCCTCATGCATGCCGAGTTTCTCGGAGCGCTCGCCAACTACGATTACGGCGGTTTTGCGCAACCCATGGAGCAAGGGGTCAAGCGAAGCGCTTTGGGTGTCTCGGTCGCCCGTTTTGCTGTTGATGATATTCAGATAACCCGCGACGCCTATGATGATGCCAATGGGAACGGCCGCTATGATGAGGGCGAGGAGATCCGCCCGGATCTTTTCTACCGGGACAGCGACACCGAGTATGCTCTCTTCATGACCTATGCGACGACCTTCCGGCCGTCGCTTCTCATCGGTGGGAATGTTAAACTAATCCGCCAGGATCTTGTCGGAACCAAAAGCTTCGGAATCGGGTGCGATCTTGGGCTCCTCTACATCGCCACACCGTCCTTGAGACTGGGGGCCCGCCTGGCCGACATCACCACAACGCAGATTTCATGGGATACAGGCCGCAAAGAGGTTGTTTCGCCCTCAGTGACACTGGGCATGGCCTATTCGAGGGAGATCGGCATGCTGAACGGCGTGATCACCGGGGCGCTCGATCTCGCAACGACTTTTGAAAATCGGCGGGAGGAGAGCCAGTTTTCAGCCCAGTCGATGGGCTTCGATCTGCTGGGGGGGGTCGAGTATTGGTACCGCAAGACCATCGCCGTGCGGACGGGGCTCAATGCCGGCACCTTCACGGCTGGTGGTGGGATCCGGTACAGGGGCTTTGGCGCCGACTATGCCTTTATCCCCAACAAGGACTTGGACGATACCCATAGAATCTCCGGCTCCGTCAGTTTCTAA
- a CDS encoding T9SS type A sorting domain-containing protein translates to MRCFVAFAVLLILSAAVGSVAAESHPVMAAIDAAQSAGDLSAGQAALYKVLYITGAAEKIPAEFRNIEGGEMRCATPILMEIDRQMPNFPQDLRDAIMNARSRPTVCPEYVDTAHFRIHYAITGTHMIYLWPNTTYLDGVTQACENSYAHYHGGVQHWDTPPSDASAGGGMGLIDCYVMDVGTGIYGYCEPEGSPSGGAPWDRTAFFVIDHDYTGFGYTDRLDPAKVTIAHEYHHAVQFGYTAAGGSWWMENTSTWQEDNVYDDINDNYSYLGCFFASPHLRLMDFNGCHEYGLFVWPEFMSLYYNDMDVVEEIWQRLKWDSSDELGEMENEFAERGSSLDDTFVKFGEWNYFTSVRDDGDHYTEGANYTQVAYTRSYSSYPQVGIHPQSVQMPDRLGTSYMRWIRDTGSSHNLLRVTLDGPETVAGFAVIAKEATGTESHVYPGIVDEFGDCVVEVPNWDQMVYAYSIVSIQNLSYDDQDYAISVETDNQSTAVGESETRVVMTAKNAPNPFYPATTIHYTLSQPSDVRVRIVDASGRLIQTLVNRHEEAGRHEILWTGNNASGEAVRPGIYFYQVQTDREELSKKMLMLR, encoded by the coding sequence ATGCGTTGCTTCGTCGCTTTTGCCGTTCTTTTGATCCTATCAGCGGCCGTGGGGAGTGTGGCCGCTGAGAGTCATCCGGTGATGGCCGCCATTGATGCGGCACAATCAGCGGGTGATCTATCCGCCGGACAGGCGGCCTTGTATAAGGTTCTTTACATCACCGGTGCAGCCGAGAAGATCCCCGCCGAGTTCAGGAATATTGAGGGCGGAGAGATGCGGTGCGCCACGCCGATCCTGATGGAAATTGATCGGCAAATGCCGAATTTTCCGCAGGATCTCCGGGATGCGATCATGAATGCCCGATCCCGGCCCACCGTCTGCCCCGAATATGTCGACACGGCTCATTTCCGTATCCACTATGCCATCACGGGCACCCATATGATTTACCTCTGGCCTAATACAACTTATTTAGATGGCGTCACTCAAGCCTGCGAAAACTCCTACGCCCATTATCATGGCGGCGTTCAGCATTGGGATACTCCGCCGAGCGATGCATCGGCCGGCGGCGGCATGGGTCTCATCGATTGTTATGTCATGGATGTCGGCACCGGCATCTATGGCTATTGTGAGCCCGAGGGATCGCCTTCAGGCGGAGCGCCCTGGGACCGAACGGCCTTCTTTGTTATCGACCATGATTATACCGGCTTCGGCTATACCGATCGTCTGGACCCGGCCAAGGTGACGATCGCCCATGAGTATCATCATGCCGTTCAGTTCGGATACACTGCGGCCGGCGGCTCCTGGTGGATGGAGAATACGTCCACATGGCAGGAAGATAATGTCTACGACGATATCAACGACAACTATAGCTACCTCGGGTGTTTTTTCGCTTCTCCTCATCTTAGACTCATGGACTTCAATGGCTGTCACGAGTACGGTCTCTTCGTTTGGCCGGAATTCATGAGCTTATACTATAACGATATGGATGTCGTCGAGGAGATCTGGCAGCGTTTGAAGTGGGATAGCAGCGATGAGCTCGGCGAAATGGAGAACGAGTTTGCCGAGAGGGGTTCTTCTCTCGACGATACTTTTGTCAAGTTCGGTGAGTGGAACTATTTCACCTCGGTGCGGGATGACGGAGACCACTACACCGAAGGGGCCAATTATACGCAGGTCGCCTATACCCGGTCCTATTCTTCATATCCGCAGGTTGGTATTCATCCGCAGTCGGTTCAAATGCCGGATCGGCTGGGGACGAGTTATATGCGTTGGATCCGGGACACCGGTTCAAGCCATAATCTTCTTCGCGTGACGCTGGACGGCCCGGAAACAGTGGCCGGGTTTGCCGTGATCGCAAAGGAGGCCACCGGCACCGAATCCCATGTCTACCCCGGGATAGTGGATGAGTTTGGGGATTGTGTTGTCGAGGTTCCGAATTGGGATCAGATGGTCTATGCCTACTCGATCGTCTCCATCCAGAATCTCTCATATGACGACCAGGATTATGCCATATCGGTCGAGACAGACAATCAATCGACCGCTGTCGGGGAAAGTGAAACCCGCGTCGTGATGACGGCCAAGAACGCCCCTAACCCGTTCTACCCGGCGACAACGATTCACTATACGCTGAGCCAGCCCTCCGATGTGCGGGTTCGCATTGTCGACGCCTCGGGGCGCCTGATCCAGACACTGGTTAACCGTCACGAGGAAGCGGGCCGGCATGAGATTCTATGGACCGGCAACAACGCCTCCGGTGAAGCGGTTCGGCCGGGAATCTACTTCTACCAGGTTCAAACAGACCGTGAGGAATTGTCAAAGAAGATGCTTATGCTTCGTTAG
- a CDS encoding DNA internalization-related competence protein ComEC/Rec2, which translates to MAAAVLFGVMAAEGAWSPPVAEAFRGHAAVGLFTGPEGRLLLAGAFLILGFFGFFMRNRTRAILAFSLLLLSLSGFGYLRAESKQRAWEDQFQHYTKEVSPWVWVEGEILGRTLVRRWGREAVARLNLPGRPQVLMQWESNWHPLPGDRWAGACRLRALTPPGVPGRVDPRRRGRQTGPCGAVTPLCLYQLKSQSSLLRNPIGWIRRQQVKIGDTFENLMRRRLSPASWHFLAAFLFGRREFLEPQRIRDFRETGTAHLIAISGLHVGFIAMAMSPLLGCVGRRRKLRVLLWTLLLGSFAGLTGSAAPVWRASLMIVSHHIGSLRGSREGALGGWCLGILAESLIRPSAVLSPSFTLSYGAALGLVLASRRGWLGALSAGSAGPGGARTPVYQDLIKPALFLIKRVGFEILGTIRASAVVLIVTGPLLLAYFGRWLPLSILHNIVMIPAAGFALGSSLGSLLLGSLPGFPGEAAWSALDLILSTFLRIHEFTADQFPSLVLAGECPTLIAIGLTTVLSLSLMKSSWGRWGRRCLIGSLIPIIGMTITSCEGSPWKATFLSLGRGEAILLHWPSGETWLIDTGPGGRESSDPPILPALRAMGIRRLEAVFISHNQWDHCGALEDLSRSMPIGRIITGPGGSEPHRRLPVEEGIFEVSAGWTACPAPGVEVSVLHPSCDENLDLNNQSLVIRVEGWGISLLLTGDLEAAGEEILLNHRVDLRSRLLKLAHHGRETSTTPGFLEAVHPEAAIALGKRTLEGLGGSKVLNRIREYGIIAIDTEVDGPICLSAGRGRWFLRPFFGRGHIDLGPLQQKSSVQYRAFNCGSHTRML; encoded by the coding sequence ATGGCTGCTGCCGTCCTCTTCGGTGTTATGGCGGCGGAAGGCGCCTGGTCGCCGCCGGTCGCAGAGGCGTTCCGGGGGCACGCGGCGGTCGGTCTTTTCACTGGTCCTGAAGGGCGGTTGCTTCTTGCCGGCGCCTTCCTCATCCTTGGATTCTTCGGCTTCTTCATGCGCAACCGCACACGCGCGATCCTCGCTTTTTCACTCCTGCTGCTTTCCCTCTCCGGCTTCGGTTATCTCCGGGCCGAATCCAAGCAGAGGGCTTGGGAAGATCAGTTCCAACATTATACAAAGGAAGTCTCTCCCTGGGTTTGGGTTGAGGGTGAGATCCTCGGACGAACACTCGTTAGGCGATGGGGACGTGAAGCGGTAGCCCGCTTGAATCTTCCCGGCCGGCCGCAGGTGTTGATGCAGTGGGAATCGAATTGGCATCCTTTGCCGGGGGACCGCTGGGCCGGCGCCTGCCGTCTGCGGGCCTTGACGCCGCCCGGGGTTCCGGGTCGGGTCGATCCGCGAAGGCGGGGGCGGCAGACCGGACCGTGCGGCGCCGTAACGCCTCTATGCCTTTATCAATTGAAATCGCAATCGTCCCTTCTCAGGAACCCGATCGGCTGGATACGAAGACAGCAGGTAAAGATCGGAGATACTTTTGAAAATCTCATGAGACGCCGTCTTTCGCCGGCGTCCTGGCATTTTCTCGCCGCTTTTCTTTTTGGCCGTCGCGAGTTTCTTGAACCGCAGCGGATCAGGGATTTCAGGGAGACGGGGACGGCCCATCTCATCGCCATCAGTGGGCTCCATGTCGGCTTTATCGCCATGGCCATGAGCCCCCTGCTGGGCTGTGTCGGGCGGCGAAGAAAACTTCGTGTCCTGCTGTGGACCCTACTGCTGGGATCGTTTGCCGGTCTGACCGGTAGCGCCGCGCCCGTCTGGAGAGCCTCCCTCATGATTGTTTCCCATCACATCGGCTCCTTGAGGGGTTCCAGAGAGGGGGCCCTGGGGGGATGGTGTCTGGGAATCCTGGCGGAGTCACTCATCCGGCCGTCGGCGGTCTTGAGTCCCAGTTTTACATTATCGTATGGCGCCGCCTTGGGCCTGGTCCTAGCCTCCCGCCGCGGTTGGCTGGGCGCTCTGTCAGCAGGTTCGGCCGGCCCAGGGGGAGCGAGGACTCCAGTTTATCAAGATCTTATCAAGCCGGCGCTCTTCCTTATCAAGAGAGTCGGTTTTGAAATTCTGGGGACGATCCGCGCCTCGGCCGTCGTCCTGATTGTGACGGGACCGCTTCTTCTCGCTTACTTCGGTCGGTGGCTTCCGCTTTCGATTCTTCACAACATTGTGATGATCCCAGCGGCTGGTTTTGCGCTTGGCTCGTCTTTGGGTTCTCTCCTCTTGGGATCCCTTCCGGGGTTTCCGGGAGAGGCCGCCTGGTCCGCGCTCGATCTTATCCTCAGCACCTTTCTCCGAATCCATGAATTCACCGCTGATCAATTCCCCTCGCTTGTCTTAGCGGGAGAGTGTCCCACCCTCATCGCGATCGGTCTTACCACCGTATTGTCGCTCTCGCTGATGAAGTCATCATGGGGTCGCTGGGGGCGCCGGTGTTTGATCGGTTCGCTGATCCCAATTATCGGAATGACCATCACCTCATGCGAGGGATCGCCTTGGAAGGCGACCTTTCTCTCTCTGGGACGGGGAGAGGCGATTCTTCTTCATTGGCCTTCTGGTGAAACCTGGTTGATCGACACCGGTCCCGGCGGCCGCGAGTCGTCCGATCCGCCGATCCTGCCCGCCCTCCGCGCTATGGGAATCCGGCGCCTCGAAGCGGTTTTCATCTCACATAATCAATGGGATCACTGCGGAGCGCTCGAGGATTTATCCCGATCGATGCCGATCGGCCGGATCATCACGGGGCCGGGCGGGTCGGAACCCCACCGCCGGTTGCCGGTGGAGGAGGGTATTTTTGAAGTCAGCGCCGGATGGACGGCCTGTCCCGCCCCAGGGGTGGAGGTTTCGGTCCTGCACCCTTCTTGCGACGAGAATTTGGATCTCAACAATCAATCGCTTGTTATCCGAGTCGAGGGATGGGGGATCTCGCTGCTATTAACCGGTGATTTGGAGGCCGCGGGGGAAGAGATTCTCCTGAATCATCGGGTGGATCTTCGAAGCCGGCTCCTGAAACTCGCTCATCACGGGCGCGAGACGTCGACCACGCCCGGTTTTTTAGAAGCGGTTCATCCGGAAGCGGCCATCGCCTTGGGAAAAAGAACGCTGGAGGGGCTCGGGGGCTCGAAAGTACTGAATCGAATCCGGGAATATGGCATCATCGCCATTGATACCGAGGTTGATGGTCCCATTTGTCTTTCGGCAGGACGCGGCCGCTGGTTTTTAAGGCCGTTCTTTGGCAGGGGGCATATCGATCTCGGCCCGCTTCAACAAAAAAGCAGCGTTCAATACAGGGCTTTCAATTGCGGATCCCATACCCGCATGCTATAA